A single genomic interval of Pan paniscus chromosome 18, NHGRI_mPanPan1-v2.0_pri, whole genome shotgun sequence harbors:
- the NPIPB2 gene encoding putative nuclear pore complex-interacting protein family member B2 isoform X6: MKVTTKINHHDKINGKRKTAKKQKMFQPAQELWRRAEDYHKCKIPPSARKPLCNWVRMAAAEHRHSSGLPHWPYLTAETLKNRMGHQPPPPTQQSSITHNTLSLKTPPECPLHPLPPSADDNLKTPPECLVTPLPPSAPPSAPPSADDNLNMPAKCLLYPPPPSADDNLKTPPECLITPLPPSPPPSAPPSAPPSADDNLNMPAKCLLYPPPPSADDNLKTPPECLTTPLPPSPPPSAPPSPPPSPPPSAPPSPPPSAPPSPPPSAPPSAPPSPPPSAPPSAPPSPPPSAPPSPPPSAPPSPPPSAPPSAPPSPPPSAPPSPPPSAPPSAPPSPPPSAPPSPPPSAPPSAPPSADDNLKTSPLATQEAEAEKPPKPKRPRAADVEPSSPEPKRRRVGDVEPSSRKPKRQRADDVDPSSRKPKRRRADDVDPSSSKAKRRRADDVDPSSRKPKRRRADDVDPSSSKPKRRRADDVEPSSRKPKRRRLS; the protein is encoded by the exons GAAAATGTTTCAACCTGCGCAAGAGTTGTGGCGGCGGGCAGAGGACTACCACAAATGCAAA ATCCCCCCTTCTGCAAGAAAGCCTCTTTGCAACTGG GTCAGAATGGCGGCAGCGGAGCATCGTCATTCTTCAGGATTGCCCCACTGGCCCTACCTCacagctgaaactttaaaaaacaggatggGCCACCAGCCACCTCCTCCAACTCAACAAAGTTCTATAACTCATAACACCCTGAGCCTCAAGACACCTCCCGAGTGtccactccatccccttccaCCCTCAGCGGATGATAATCTCAAGACGCCTCCTGAGTGTCTCGtcactcctcttccaccctcagctccaccctcagctccaccctcagcggATGATAATCTCAACATGCCTGCCAAGTGTCTGCTCTATCCCCCTCCACCCTCAGCGGATGATAATCTCAAGACACCTCCCGAGTGTCTCATcactccccttccaccctcacctccaccctcagctccaccctcagctccaccctcagcggATGATAATCTCAACATGCCTGCCAAGTGTCTGCTCTATCCCCCTCCACCCTCAGCGGATGATAATCTCAAGACACCTCCCGAGTGTCTGACcactccccttccaccctcacctccaccctcagctccaccctcacctccaccctcacctccaccctcagctccaccctcacctccaccctcagctccaccctcacctccaccctcagctccaccctcagctccaccctcacctccaccctcagctccaccctcagctccaccctcacctccaccctcagctccaccctcacctccaccctcagctccaccctcacctccaccctcagctccaccctcagctccaccctcacctccaccctcagctccaccctcacctccaccctcagctccaccctcagctccaccctcacctccaccctcagctccaccctcacctccaccctcagctccaccctcagctccaccctcagcggATGATAATCTCAAGACATCtcccttagctactcaggaggctgaggcagaaaaaccacccaaacccaagaggccgAGGGCCGCTGACGTGGAACCATCATCACcggaacccaagaggcggagggtcGGTGACGTGGAACCATCATCAcgcaaacccaagaggcagagggccgATGACGTGGACCCATCATCAcgcaaacccaagaggcggagggccgatgACGTGGACCCATCATCATCCAAagccaagaggcggagggccgatgACGTGGACCCATCATCAcgcaaacccaagaggcggagggccgatgACGTGGACCCATCATCatccaaacccaagaggcggagggccgatgACGTGGAACCATCATCAcgcaaacccaagaggcggaggttgagttAG